In Thermococcus thioreducens, a genomic segment contains:
- a CDS encoding thiamine-phosphate kinase encodes MTQLGVGIKVEREIIELFMRHLKIQGDLPLGDDAGAIKLGNEWFVATNDMLVRKTDVPDIMTPEQVGFKAVTMNVSDVAAMGARPVGFLFSLGVPGDIDMDYLEGVARGIGDALEFYNLPVLSADTNEADDLIIDGIALGRTGRLLTRSGAKPGDLVCVTGDIGRALAGLLLWRYGVDVSGRIRRPLYEKLLEPRARVAEGIELSGYANAAIDISDGLSKELHLLARMSGVRIEVDAERLPVRKEAVEAARMLGISAVEMALASGEEFELVFTIPGEVAESLRVEFTVIGRVEKGNGVYVTIGGKREEMPLLGWEHLNRKVYGTYRALFR; translated from the coding sequence ATGACCCAACTGGGAGTGGGGATAAAGGTGGAAAGGGAGATAATCGAGCTCTTTATGAGGCACCTCAAAATCCAGGGAGACCTGCCCCTGGGCGACGACGCGGGAGCCATCAAACTCGGAAACGAGTGGTTTGTAGCGACGAACGATATGCTCGTGAGAAAAACGGACGTGCCGGATATAATGACGCCAGAACAGGTCGGGTTTAAGGCCGTTACCATGAACGTCAGCGATGTCGCCGCCATGGGTGCAAGACCGGTGGGGTTCCTCTTCTCCCTTGGAGTCCCCGGGGACATCGATATGGACTATCTGGAAGGTGTTGCAAGGGGAATTGGAGATGCCCTCGAATTCTACAACCTTCCCGTCCTGAGCGCCGACACTAACGAGGCCGACGATTTGATAATAGACGGGATAGCCCTTGGAAGGACGGGGAGACTGCTCACAAGGAGCGGGGCGAAGCCTGGAGACCTCGTCTGTGTAACCGGCGATATAGGACGGGCTCTGGCGGGGCTCCTCCTCTGGAGGTACGGAGTCGATGTGTCCGGGAGAATACGGAGACCCCTCTATGAGAAGCTCCTTGAACCGAGGGCGCGGGTTGCCGAGGGTATTGAACTGAGCGGCTATGCAAACGCCGCAATAGACATCAGCGATGGACTCTCCAAAGAGCTCCACCTCCTGGCAAGGATGAGCGGTGTAAGGATAGAAGTCGATGCCGAGAGGCTCCCAGTGAGAAAGGAGGCTGTCGAAGCCGCCCGGATGCTCGGAATAAGTGCCGTCGAGATGGCTCTCGCCAGCGGTGAGGAGTTCGAACTCGTCTTCACAATACCCGGGGAGGTGGCAGAGAGCCTTCGGGTAGAGTTCACAGTAATAGGACGCGTCGAAAAAGGAAACGGTGTATACGTTACCATCGGTGGAAAAAGGGAGGAGATGCCCCTCCTTGGATGGGAGCATCTTAACAGGAAAGTGTATGGGACATATAGAGCTTTGTTCCGATAA
- a CDS encoding lysylphosphatidylglycerol synthase transmembrane domain-containing protein, with the protein MLESIATSARQYLSVVGTASIKYLTLAFLTYYVSVVLYGIRWKLVLKGVGRDAPLHELVKAILASIFMNNVTPMSRSGGELLRMAWVSKKANIPAGISAVSIIYERILETIPVFALFLTGMAYFSSEEPATLLILGMAGISLIWIKWDSFVSLSLRLFRTPVTHEEMKKITALKNMHSLNIIAILLSSTVWLLDVVRLKLITLAFGLNLAWTLIAVVSIANLLFGLIAFTPGGVGIIEGGLVGTLTYFGIPTALAVSITLLERFVSYVASSLVGLAVLLTSGGVEIWKALKSQ; encoded by the coding sequence ATGCTTGAGAGTATCGCAACATCGGCACGGCAGTATCTCTCAGTCGTAGGAACCGCTTCCATTAAGTATCTGACTCTGGCGTTCCTCACGTATTATGTGAGCGTCGTTCTCTACGGCATCCGCTGGAAGCTCGTTCTGAAGGGTGTCGGTAGGGACGCCCCTCTTCACGAACTCGTCAAGGCAATCCTCGCCTCGATTTTCATGAACAATGTTACTCCAATGAGCAGGAGCGGCGGGGAACTGCTCAGGATGGCGTGGGTGTCCAAAAAGGCCAACATCCCCGCTGGAATCTCTGCGGTCAGCATAATCTACGAGCGCATACTTGAGACGATCCCGGTGTTTGCACTCTTCCTCACTGGAATGGCATACTTCTCATCGGAAGAGCCGGCCACCCTTCTGATTCTTGGGATGGCGGGAATATCCTTGATCTGGATTAAATGGGACTCCTTCGTCAGTCTCTCACTCCGCCTGTTCAGAACCCCAGTGACCCATGAGGAGATGAAAAAGATAACAGCCCTTAAAAACATGCACAGTCTCAACATTATCGCGATTCTGCTCAGCTCCACAGTCTGGCTCCTTGATGTAGTCAGGCTAAAGCTCATAACACTCGCCTTTGGTCTGAACTTGGCCTGGACCCTCATAGCGGTGGTTTCAATAGCCAATCTCCTGTTCGGTCTGATAGCCTTCACCCCCGGCGGTGTTGGAATAATAGAAGGGGGCCTTGTGGGAACACTCACCTACTTTGGAATCCCTACGGCGCTCGCGGTTTCAATAACCCTCCTAGAGCGCTTTGTATCGTACGTTGCCAGCAGTCTAGTGGGACTAGCGGTGCTCCTGACGTCCGGAGGGGTCGAAATATGGAAGGCCTTAAAATCGCAATAG